The Toxotes jaculatrix isolate fToxJac2 chromosome 21, fToxJac2.pri, whole genome shotgun sequence genome includes a region encoding these proteins:
- the nlrc3 gene encoding NLR family CARD domain-containing protein 3 isoform X3 has product MEKKAHYDSILDRSKRITWQDDCYVDLQSTSETETEDLSWIQKHQDQLQRFTTTSFLEGMLTHLRKLDVLSSTEETKIKEAGRLQDQVNMLTTIVTGKDAQASDALQGFIESSDSQVAQLIINHDCMVKEHKEVLLRKYEQCRDRDSVSCPKLNISSRTLLLVDGLSDLQQKEHDLMQVGATRGGKRNHLRQLGLAKLLEPLTRVSLPPRVSLTVGVAGIGKTTWVRHFIRQWSQGAICTDVSYVLPFSFCELNSLEKLSAEKLLKMAFPHLTDPSLVLSSSCRTLLILDGLDEFRCTLNFSDAAPCSDPKKEVSIDDLITNIIRGNLLPDVAVWVTSRPGVASLIPGGLVDRVTEIPGFSPKDIQIFLNHHFSERDFANKIWAHLESHKILMVMCYIPCICWIAADTLIYIMQSETEESLPRTCTELYTHFCSMKAEVGEPRGREPVKMEQLHGSNRKLLGNLGRLAFYGLLKRKYTFSEQDLRAYGIDQLLTQSSLGAGVLVREESVIHTTYRFTHLTLQEFLAATFYHISSKRAIFDLFSESTMTWPKFGFQNHFRSAFQHAQQAEDGHLDVFVRFLTGLLCPVALKPLAGLLALGRDDGNQKTWASGFLQGLLVSGGAVVSLRAVNLAYCLQELQHTELLRSVEEDLRLGSLAGKLTRAHCVVLGYLLHVSPECSDQTNLTCSLNYTTVKCLLPQLLYCSHLRLENNSFKDDVMELLGSLLSAKDCHIQKISLAENAISNKGAKALSRALLVNRTLTSLNLRNNNIGSKGAKFLAEALKMNQVLVSINFQNNAIEEEGAQALAEVLQCNRKLVSLNIRKNAVGAGGAKRIADALKTNRTLTKLILCGNQLGDKGTIALAEALTLNHTLLSLQLQSNSISNKGMTALTKALRLNRGLVSLNLRENSIGVEGAKNMARALHENNSLQDLDLQWNFIKSSATKALAHALLSNSTMQLLDLQENSIGNEGVIFLAEALKTNASLRTLCLQGVSAGTNGAIAMAEALTTNQTLQTLDLRGNSVGMEGAKALANALKSNRSLKSMNLQENSLGMDGAIFIATALKGNHQLTYINLQGNGIGESGAKVISDAIRANAPGCVVDI; this is encoded by the exons ATGGAGAAGAAGGCACATTATGATTCTATCCTGGACCGAAGCAAACGCATTACGTGGCAAGACGACTGCTACGTGGATCTTCAGTCTAcgtcagaaacagaaacagagg ATCTTAGCTGGATCCAAAAGCATCAAGACCAGCTGCAACGCTTCACTACCACCTCCTTCCTGGAGGGAATGTTAACTCACCTGAGGAAGTTGGATGTGCTGAGTTCAACTGAGGAGACCAAGATCAAGGAAGCTGGCCGACTGCAGGACCAGGTTAACATGCTCACAACTATTGTCACTGGCAAGGATGCTCAAGCCTCTGATGCCCTCCAGGGTTTCATAGAGAGCTCAGATTCTCAGGTGGCCCAGCTCATCATAAACCATG ATTGCATGGTGAAGGAGCACAAAGAGGTGCTTCTACGGAAATATGagcagtgcagagacagagattcAGTCAGTTGCCCCAAACTGAACATTTCCTCAAGAACTTTACTTCTGGTCGATGGACTTTCAGACCTCCAGCAAAAGGAACATGACCTGATGCAGGTGGGCGCAACTCGGGGAGGGAAGAGAAATCATCTCAGACAGCTGGGGCTTGCCAAGCTTCTTGAGCCCCTGACCCGGGTCAGTTTGCCTCCCAGAGTCTCCCTCACGGTTGGTGTAGCTGGTATTGGCAAGACCACCTGGGTCCGACACTTCATCAGACAGTGGAGTCAAGGGGCCATCTGTACAGATGTGAGCTATGTCTTACCTTTTAGCTTTTGTGAGCTGAACTCATTGGAGAAGCTTTCAGCTGAGAAACTGTTGAAAATGGCTTTTCCCCATTTAACAGACCCCAGTCTGGtcctcagcagctcctgcaggacACTGCTCATACTTGATGGTTTGGATGAATTCCGCTGCACTTTAAATTTCTCTGATGCAGCACCCTGCAGTGACCCAAAGAAAGAAGTGTCCATCGATGATTTAATAACTAACATAATCCGTGGGAATCTGCTCCCTGATGTAGCAGTGTGGGTGACTTCCAGGCCAGGAGTGGCCTCGCTCATCCCTGGGGGACTGGTAGACAGGGTGACTGAGATCCCAGGATTCAGCCCGAAGGACATCCAGATCTTCCTAAACCACCACTTCTCTGAGAGGGATTTTGCCAACAAAATATGGGCTCACTTGGAGTCTCACAAGATCTTAATGGTCATGTGCTACATACCATGCATTTGTTGGATAGCAGCTGATACTCTGATTTACATCATGCAGAGTGAAACAGAGGAAAGCCTTCCAAGGACCTGCACTGAGCTCTACACCCACTTCTGTTCCATGAAGGCAGAAGTAGGCGAACCAAGAGGCAGGGAACCTGTAAAAATGGAGCAGCTTCATGGGAGCAACCGTAAACTGCTGGGGAATCTCGGACGACTGGCGTTTTATGGGCTCCTCAAACGCAAGTACACCTTCAGTGAGCAGGACCTCAGGGCCTATGGGATAGATCAGCTGTTAACTCAAAGCAGTCTTGGTGCAGGAGTTCTTGTTCGGGAGGAGTCAGTCATACACACAACATACCGGTTCACTCATCTGACTCTGCAGGAGTTTCTTGCAGCTACTTTCTACCATATCTCTTCCAAGCGGGCCATCTTTGACTTGTTCTCAGAAAGCACAATGACCTGGCCCAAGTTCGGTTTCCAGAACCACTTCAGAAGTGCCTTTCAGCACGCACAACAAGCTGAAGATGGTCATTTGGATGTGTTTGTGCGCTTCCTGACAGGCCTGCTGTGCCCAGTGGCACTGAAACCTCTCGCTGGGCTTTTGGCCCTCGGGAGAGATGATGGTAATCAGAAGACCTGGGCGTCAGGCTTTTTACAAGGCCTCTTAGTCAGTGGGGGAGCTGTGGTGTCCCTGCGTGCAGTCAATCTGGCTTATTGTTTACAGGAGCtgcaacacacagagctgttgcGGAGTGTAGAGGAAGATTTACGACTTGGAAGCTTGGCAGGGAAGTTAACCCGGGCTCACTGTGTTGTGCTGGGCTACCTGCTGCATGTGTCCCCAGAGTGCAGTGACCAGACCAACCTAACATGTTCTTTGAACTACACCACAGTGAAATGTTTGCTCCCACAGCTGCTGTACTGCAGCCATCTCAG GTTAGAGAACAATAGCTTCAAAGATGATGTCATGGAATTGCTGGGAAGCCTCCTGAGTGCCAAAGACTGCCATATTCAGAAGATAAG TTTGGCAGAGAACGCCATTAGCAACAAAGGTGCCAAAGCACTGAGTCGAGCCCTTTTGGTGAACCGGACACTAACTTCTCTCAA TCTCCGGAACAACAATATTGGCTCTAAAGGTGCAAAGTTCCTGGCAGAAGCTCTGAAAATGAACCAAGTCCTGGTATCAATCAA CTTCCAGAACAATGCCATTGAGGAGGAAGGTGCTCAGGCCCTTGCAGAAGTACTGCAGTGCAATCGCAAACTGGTGTCTCTGAA CATACGGAAGAACGCAGTTGGAGCAGGAGGAGCCAAAAGGATTGCAGATGCGCTGAAGACAAACCGGACTCTCACAAAGCTGAT TCTTTGTGGCAATCAGCTTGGGGACAAAGGAACAATCGCTCTGGCAGAGGCTTTGACACTCAACCACACTCTGCTCTCGCTTCA ACTTCAGAGTAACTCAATCAGCAACAAGGGGATGACTGCCTTAACCAAAGCCCTTAGGCTGAACCGTGGCCTCGTCTCCTTGAA TTTGCGAGAGAACTCAATCGGCGTGGAGGGAGCAAAGAACATGGCCCGCGCCCTCCATGAGAACAACTCTCTACAGGACCTCGA TCTTCAGTGGAATTTCATCAAGTCGTCTGCCACTAAAGCTTTGGCCCATGCTCTGCTCTCCAATAGCACAATGCAGCTCTTGGA tctACAGGAGAATTCTATTGGGAATGAGGGCGTAATTTTTCTTGCAGAAGCCCTGAAAACCAACGCATCTCTTCGTACATTATG TCTCCAGGGCGTCTCAGCAGGTACAAATGGCGCTATTGCGATGGCAGAGGCTCTGACGACCAACCAAACCCTGCAAACATTAGA TCTACGTGGGAACTCTGTAGGGATGGAGGGAGCAAAGGCTCTGGCTAATGCGCTGAAAAGCAACAGAAGCCTCAAGTCAATGAA TTTGCAGGAGAACTCTTTGGGTATGGATGGAGCCATTTTCATTGCTACAGCCTTAAAGGGAAACCACCAACTGACATACATCAA TTTGCAGGGAAATGGCATCGGCGAATCTGGAGCAAAGGTCATATCTGACGCCATAAGAGCCAATGCTCCAGGCTGTGTGGTGGACATCTGA
- the nlrc3 gene encoding NLR family CARD domain-containing protein 3 isoform X4, whose protein sequence is MEKKAHYDSILDRSKRITWQDDCYVDLQSTSETETEDLSWIQKHQDQLQRFTTTSFLEGMLTHLRKLDVLSSTEETKIKEAGRLQDQVNMLTTIVTGKDAQASDALQGFIESSDSQVAQLIINHDCMVKEHKEVLLRKYEQCRDRDSVSCPKLNISSRTLLLVDGLSDLQQKEHDLMQVGATRGGKRNHLRQLGLAKLLEPLTRVSLPPRVSLTVGVAGIGKTTWVRHFIRQWSQGAICTDVSYVLPFSFCELNSLEKLSAEKLLKMAFPHLTDPSLVLSSSCRTLLILDGLDEFRCTLNFSDAAPCSDPKKEVSIDDLITNIIRGNLLPDVAVWVTSRPGVASLIPGGLVDRVTEIPGFSPKDIQIFLNHHFSERDFANKIWAHLESHKILMVMCYIPCICWIAADTLIYIMQSETEESLPRTCTELYTHFCSMKAEVGEPRGREPVKMEQLHGSNRKLLGNLGRLAFYGLLKRKYTFSEQDLRAYGIDQLLTQSSLGAGVLVREESVIHTTYRFTHLTLQEFLAATFYHISSKRAIFDLFSESTMTWPKFGFQNHFRSAFQHAQQAEDGHLDVFVRFLTGLLCPVALKPLAGLLALGRDDGNQKTWASGFLQGLLVSGGAVVSLRAVNLAYCLQELQHTELLRSVEEDLRLGSLAGKLTRAHCVVLGYLLHVSPECSDQTNLTCSLNYTTVKCLLPQLLYCSHLRLENNSFKDDVMELLGSLLSAKDCHIQKISLAENAISNKGAKALSRALLVNRTLTSLNLRNNNIGSKGAKFLAEALKMNQVLVSINFQNNAIEEEGAQALAEVLQCNRKLVSLNIRKNAVGAGGAKRIADALKTNRTLTKLILCGNQLGDKGTIALAEALTLNHTLLSLQLQSNSISNKGMTALTKALRLNRGLVSLNLRENSIGVEGAKNMARALHENNSLQDLDLQWNFIKSSATKALAHALLSNSTMQLLDLQGVSAGTNGAIAMAEALTTNQTLQTLDLRGNSVGMEGAKALANALKSNRSLKSMNLQENSLGMDGAIFIATALKGNHQLTYINLQGNGIGESGAKVISDAIRANAPGCVVDI, encoded by the exons ATGGAGAAGAAGGCACATTATGATTCTATCCTGGACCGAAGCAAACGCATTACGTGGCAAGACGACTGCTACGTGGATCTTCAGTCTAcgtcagaaacagaaacagagg ATCTTAGCTGGATCCAAAAGCATCAAGACCAGCTGCAACGCTTCACTACCACCTCCTTCCTGGAGGGAATGTTAACTCACCTGAGGAAGTTGGATGTGCTGAGTTCAACTGAGGAGACCAAGATCAAGGAAGCTGGCCGACTGCAGGACCAGGTTAACATGCTCACAACTATTGTCACTGGCAAGGATGCTCAAGCCTCTGATGCCCTCCAGGGTTTCATAGAGAGCTCAGATTCTCAGGTGGCCCAGCTCATCATAAACCATG ATTGCATGGTGAAGGAGCACAAAGAGGTGCTTCTACGGAAATATGagcagtgcagagacagagattcAGTCAGTTGCCCCAAACTGAACATTTCCTCAAGAACTTTACTTCTGGTCGATGGACTTTCAGACCTCCAGCAAAAGGAACATGACCTGATGCAGGTGGGCGCAACTCGGGGAGGGAAGAGAAATCATCTCAGACAGCTGGGGCTTGCCAAGCTTCTTGAGCCCCTGACCCGGGTCAGTTTGCCTCCCAGAGTCTCCCTCACGGTTGGTGTAGCTGGTATTGGCAAGACCACCTGGGTCCGACACTTCATCAGACAGTGGAGTCAAGGGGCCATCTGTACAGATGTGAGCTATGTCTTACCTTTTAGCTTTTGTGAGCTGAACTCATTGGAGAAGCTTTCAGCTGAGAAACTGTTGAAAATGGCTTTTCCCCATTTAACAGACCCCAGTCTGGtcctcagcagctcctgcaggacACTGCTCATACTTGATGGTTTGGATGAATTCCGCTGCACTTTAAATTTCTCTGATGCAGCACCCTGCAGTGACCCAAAGAAAGAAGTGTCCATCGATGATTTAATAACTAACATAATCCGTGGGAATCTGCTCCCTGATGTAGCAGTGTGGGTGACTTCCAGGCCAGGAGTGGCCTCGCTCATCCCTGGGGGACTGGTAGACAGGGTGACTGAGATCCCAGGATTCAGCCCGAAGGACATCCAGATCTTCCTAAACCACCACTTCTCTGAGAGGGATTTTGCCAACAAAATATGGGCTCACTTGGAGTCTCACAAGATCTTAATGGTCATGTGCTACATACCATGCATTTGTTGGATAGCAGCTGATACTCTGATTTACATCATGCAGAGTGAAACAGAGGAAAGCCTTCCAAGGACCTGCACTGAGCTCTACACCCACTTCTGTTCCATGAAGGCAGAAGTAGGCGAACCAAGAGGCAGGGAACCTGTAAAAATGGAGCAGCTTCATGGGAGCAACCGTAAACTGCTGGGGAATCTCGGACGACTGGCGTTTTATGGGCTCCTCAAACGCAAGTACACCTTCAGTGAGCAGGACCTCAGGGCCTATGGGATAGATCAGCTGTTAACTCAAAGCAGTCTTGGTGCAGGAGTTCTTGTTCGGGAGGAGTCAGTCATACACACAACATACCGGTTCACTCATCTGACTCTGCAGGAGTTTCTTGCAGCTACTTTCTACCATATCTCTTCCAAGCGGGCCATCTTTGACTTGTTCTCAGAAAGCACAATGACCTGGCCCAAGTTCGGTTTCCAGAACCACTTCAGAAGTGCCTTTCAGCACGCACAACAAGCTGAAGATGGTCATTTGGATGTGTTTGTGCGCTTCCTGACAGGCCTGCTGTGCCCAGTGGCACTGAAACCTCTCGCTGGGCTTTTGGCCCTCGGGAGAGATGATGGTAATCAGAAGACCTGGGCGTCAGGCTTTTTACAAGGCCTCTTAGTCAGTGGGGGAGCTGTGGTGTCCCTGCGTGCAGTCAATCTGGCTTATTGTTTACAGGAGCtgcaacacacagagctgttgcGGAGTGTAGAGGAAGATTTACGACTTGGAAGCTTGGCAGGGAAGTTAACCCGGGCTCACTGTGTTGTGCTGGGCTACCTGCTGCATGTGTCCCCAGAGTGCAGTGACCAGACCAACCTAACATGTTCTTTGAACTACACCACAGTGAAATGTTTGCTCCCACAGCTGCTGTACTGCAGCCATCTCAG GTTAGAGAACAATAGCTTCAAAGATGATGTCATGGAATTGCTGGGAAGCCTCCTGAGTGCCAAAGACTGCCATATTCAGAAGATAAG TTTGGCAGAGAACGCCATTAGCAACAAAGGTGCCAAAGCACTGAGTCGAGCCCTTTTGGTGAACCGGACACTAACTTCTCTCAA TCTCCGGAACAACAATATTGGCTCTAAAGGTGCAAAGTTCCTGGCAGAAGCTCTGAAAATGAACCAAGTCCTGGTATCAATCAA CTTCCAGAACAATGCCATTGAGGAGGAAGGTGCTCAGGCCCTTGCAGAAGTACTGCAGTGCAATCGCAAACTGGTGTCTCTGAA CATACGGAAGAACGCAGTTGGAGCAGGAGGAGCCAAAAGGATTGCAGATGCGCTGAAGACAAACCGGACTCTCACAAAGCTGAT TCTTTGTGGCAATCAGCTTGGGGACAAAGGAACAATCGCTCTGGCAGAGGCTTTGACACTCAACCACACTCTGCTCTCGCTTCA ACTTCAGAGTAACTCAATCAGCAACAAGGGGATGACTGCCTTAACCAAAGCCCTTAGGCTGAACCGTGGCCTCGTCTCCTTGAA TTTGCGAGAGAACTCAATCGGCGTGGAGGGAGCAAAGAACATGGCCCGCGCCCTCCATGAGAACAACTCTCTACAGGACCTCGA TCTTCAGTGGAATTTCATCAAGTCGTCTGCCACTAAAGCTTTGGCCCATGCTCTGCTCTCCAATAGCACAATGCAGCTCTTGGA TCTCCAGGGCGTCTCAGCAGGTACAAATGGCGCTATTGCGATGGCAGAGGCTCTGACGACCAACCAAACCCTGCAAACATTAGA TCTACGTGGGAACTCTGTAGGGATGGAGGGAGCAAAGGCTCTGGCTAATGCGCTGAAAAGCAACAGAAGCCTCAAGTCAATGAA TTTGCAGGAGAACTCTTTGGGTATGGATGGAGCCATTTTCATTGCTACAGCCTTAAAGGGAAACCACCAACTGACATACATCAA TTTGCAGGGAAATGGCATCGGCGAATCTGGAGCAAAGGTCATATCTGACGCCATAAGAGCCAATGCTCCAGGCTGTGTGGTGGACATCTGA
- the nlrc3 gene encoding NLR family CARD domain-containing protein 3 isoform X2 yields the protein MEKKAHYDSILDRSKRITWQDDCYVDLQSTSETETEDLSWIQKHQDQLQRFTTTSFLEGMLTHLRKLDVLSSTEETKIKEAGRLQDQVNMLTTIVTGKDAQASDALQGFIESSDSQVAQLIINHDCMVKEHKEVLLRKYEQCRDRDSVSCPKLNISSRTLLLVDGLSDLQQKEHDLMQVGATRGGKRNHLRQLGLAKLLEPLTRVSLPPRVSLTVGVAGIGKTTWVRHFIRQWSQGAICTDVSYVLPFSFCELNSLEKLSAEKLLKMAFPHLTDPSLVLSSSCRTLLILDGLDEFRCTLNFSDAAPCSDPKKEVSIDDLITNIIRGNLLPDVAVWVTSRPGVASLIPGGLVDRVTEIPGFSPKDIQIFLNHHFSERDFANKIWAHLESHKILMVMCYIPCICWIAADTLIYIMQSETEESLPRTCTELYTHFCSMKAEVGEPRGREPVKMEQLHGSNRKLLGNLGRLAFYGLLKRKYTFSEQDLRAYGIDQLLTQSSLGAGVLVREESVIHTTYRFTHLTLQEFLAATFYHISSKRAIFDLFSESTMTWPKFGFQNHFRSAFQHAQQAEDGHLDVFVRFLTGLLCPVALKPLAGLLALGRDDGNQKTWASGFLQGLLVSGGAVVSLRAVNLAYCLQELQHTELLRSVEEDLRLGSLAGKLTRAHCVVLGYLLHVSPECSDQTNLTCSLNYTTVKCLLPQLLYCSHLRLENNSFKDDVMELLGSLLSAKDCHIQKISLAENAISNKGAKALSRALLVNRTLTSLNLRNNNIGSKGAKFLAEALKMNQVLVSINFQNNAIEEEGAQALAEVLQCNRKLVSLNIRKNAVGAGGAKRIADALKTNRTLTKLILCGNQLGDKGTIALAEALTLNHTLLSLQLQSNSISNKGMTALTKALRLNRGLVSLNLRENSIGVEGAKNMARALHENNSLQDLDLTANLLHDEGVQAIAGAIKFNQGLTSLHLQWNFIKSSATKALAHALLSNSTMQLLDLQGVSAGTNGAIAMAEALTTNQTLQTLDLRGNSVGMEGAKALANALKSNRSLKSMNLQENSLGMDGAIFIATALKGNHQLTYINLQGNGIGESGAKVISDAIRANAPGCVVDI from the exons ATGGAGAAGAAGGCACATTATGATTCTATCCTGGACCGAAGCAAACGCATTACGTGGCAAGACGACTGCTACGTGGATCTTCAGTCTAcgtcagaaacagaaacagagg ATCTTAGCTGGATCCAAAAGCATCAAGACCAGCTGCAACGCTTCACTACCACCTCCTTCCTGGAGGGAATGTTAACTCACCTGAGGAAGTTGGATGTGCTGAGTTCAACTGAGGAGACCAAGATCAAGGAAGCTGGCCGACTGCAGGACCAGGTTAACATGCTCACAACTATTGTCACTGGCAAGGATGCTCAAGCCTCTGATGCCCTCCAGGGTTTCATAGAGAGCTCAGATTCTCAGGTGGCCCAGCTCATCATAAACCATG ATTGCATGGTGAAGGAGCACAAAGAGGTGCTTCTACGGAAATATGagcagtgcagagacagagattcAGTCAGTTGCCCCAAACTGAACATTTCCTCAAGAACTTTACTTCTGGTCGATGGACTTTCAGACCTCCAGCAAAAGGAACATGACCTGATGCAGGTGGGCGCAACTCGGGGAGGGAAGAGAAATCATCTCAGACAGCTGGGGCTTGCCAAGCTTCTTGAGCCCCTGACCCGGGTCAGTTTGCCTCCCAGAGTCTCCCTCACGGTTGGTGTAGCTGGTATTGGCAAGACCACCTGGGTCCGACACTTCATCAGACAGTGGAGTCAAGGGGCCATCTGTACAGATGTGAGCTATGTCTTACCTTTTAGCTTTTGTGAGCTGAACTCATTGGAGAAGCTTTCAGCTGAGAAACTGTTGAAAATGGCTTTTCCCCATTTAACAGACCCCAGTCTGGtcctcagcagctcctgcaggacACTGCTCATACTTGATGGTTTGGATGAATTCCGCTGCACTTTAAATTTCTCTGATGCAGCACCCTGCAGTGACCCAAAGAAAGAAGTGTCCATCGATGATTTAATAACTAACATAATCCGTGGGAATCTGCTCCCTGATGTAGCAGTGTGGGTGACTTCCAGGCCAGGAGTGGCCTCGCTCATCCCTGGGGGACTGGTAGACAGGGTGACTGAGATCCCAGGATTCAGCCCGAAGGACATCCAGATCTTCCTAAACCACCACTTCTCTGAGAGGGATTTTGCCAACAAAATATGGGCTCACTTGGAGTCTCACAAGATCTTAATGGTCATGTGCTACATACCATGCATTTGTTGGATAGCAGCTGATACTCTGATTTACATCATGCAGAGTGAAACAGAGGAAAGCCTTCCAAGGACCTGCACTGAGCTCTACACCCACTTCTGTTCCATGAAGGCAGAAGTAGGCGAACCAAGAGGCAGGGAACCTGTAAAAATGGAGCAGCTTCATGGGAGCAACCGTAAACTGCTGGGGAATCTCGGACGACTGGCGTTTTATGGGCTCCTCAAACGCAAGTACACCTTCAGTGAGCAGGACCTCAGGGCCTATGGGATAGATCAGCTGTTAACTCAAAGCAGTCTTGGTGCAGGAGTTCTTGTTCGGGAGGAGTCAGTCATACACACAACATACCGGTTCACTCATCTGACTCTGCAGGAGTTTCTTGCAGCTACTTTCTACCATATCTCTTCCAAGCGGGCCATCTTTGACTTGTTCTCAGAAAGCACAATGACCTGGCCCAAGTTCGGTTTCCAGAACCACTTCAGAAGTGCCTTTCAGCACGCACAACAAGCTGAAGATGGTCATTTGGATGTGTTTGTGCGCTTCCTGACAGGCCTGCTGTGCCCAGTGGCACTGAAACCTCTCGCTGGGCTTTTGGCCCTCGGGAGAGATGATGGTAATCAGAAGACCTGGGCGTCAGGCTTTTTACAAGGCCTCTTAGTCAGTGGGGGAGCTGTGGTGTCCCTGCGTGCAGTCAATCTGGCTTATTGTTTACAGGAGCtgcaacacacagagctgttgcGGAGTGTAGAGGAAGATTTACGACTTGGAAGCTTGGCAGGGAAGTTAACCCGGGCTCACTGTGTTGTGCTGGGCTACCTGCTGCATGTGTCCCCAGAGTGCAGTGACCAGACCAACCTAACATGTTCTTTGAACTACACCACAGTGAAATGTTTGCTCCCACAGCTGCTGTACTGCAGCCATCTCAG GTTAGAGAACAATAGCTTCAAAGATGATGTCATGGAATTGCTGGGAAGCCTCCTGAGTGCCAAAGACTGCCATATTCAGAAGATAAG TTTGGCAGAGAACGCCATTAGCAACAAAGGTGCCAAAGCACTGAGTCGAGCCCTTTTGGTGAACCGGACACTAACTTCTCTCAA TCTCCGGAACAACAATATTGGCTCTAAAGGTGCAAAGTTCCTGGCAGAAGCTCTGAAAATGAACCAAGTCCTGGTATCAATCAA CTTCCAGAACAATGCCATTGAGGAGGAAGGTGCTCAGGCCCTTGCAGAAGTACTGCAGTGCAATCGCAAACTGGTGTCTCTGAA CATACGGAAGAACGCAGTTGGAGCAGGAGGAGCCAAAAGGATTGCAGATGCGCTGAAGACAAACCGGACTCTCACAAAGCTGAT TCTTTGTGGCAATCAGCTTGGGGACAAAGGAACAATCGCTCTGGCAGAGGCTTTGACACTCAACCACACTCTGCTCTCGCTTCA ACTTCAGAGTAACTCAATCAGCAACAAGGGGATGACTGCCTTAACCAAAGCCCTTAGGCTGAACCGTGGCCTCGTCTCCTTGAA TTTGCGAGAGAACTCAATCGGCGTGGAGGGAGCAAAGAACATGGCCCGCGCCCTCCATGAGAACAACTCTCTACAGGACCTCGA tCTTACAGCCAACCTGTTGCATGATGAAGGGGTTCAGGCTATAGCTGGTGCAATCAAGTTTAATCAAGGCCTTACCTCTTTGCA TCTTCAGTGGAATTTCATCAAGTCGTCTGCCACTAAAGCTTTGGCCCATGCTCTGCTCTCCAATAGCACAATGCAGCTCTTGGA TCTCCAGGGCGTCTCAGCAGGTACAAATGGCGCTATTGCGATGGCAGAGGCTCTGACGACCAACCAAACCCTGCAAACATTAGA TCTACGTGGGAACTCTGTAGGGATGGAGGGAGCAAAGGCTCTGGCTAATGCGCTGAAAAGCAACAGAAGCCTCAAGTCAATGAA TTTGCAGGAGAACTCTTTGGGTATGGATGGAGCCATTTTCATTGCTACAGCCTTAAAGGGAAACCACCAACTGACATACATCAA TTTGCAGGGAAATGGCATCGGCGAATCTGGAGCAAAGGTCATATCTGACGCCATAAGAGCCAATGCTCCAGGCTGTGTGGTGGACATCTGA